Genomic window (Fretibacterium sp. OH1220_COT-178):
GAGTAAGACGCACCTGAACATCGGAACGATCGGTCACATCGACCACGGCAAGACGTCGCTGACGGCGGCGATCACGAAGTGTCTTTCGACTCAGAAGTGGGCGGATTTCACGGCGTACGACATGATCGACAAGGCCCCGGAGGAGCGTGAGCG
Coding sequences:
- a CDS encoding GTP-binding protein, which gives rise to MAKEKFERSKTHLNIGTIGHIDHGKTSLTAAITKCLSTQKWADFTAYDMIDKAPEERER